Proteins from a genomic interval of Desulfofustis limnaeus:
- a CDS encoding NAD(+)/NADH kinase, whose protein sequence is MNKQIQQVGIITKKDAPEAADYAAHLRRWLQDRAIETRLDEIRPHLDLLIILGGDGTLLHVAEKAARLDIPVIGVNLGNLGFLTELTRSESESALEEIIAGSIIMERRMMIKARLLRNGRHDEYRHALNDIVVTKNATDRLLYLTTNANGDTITTYQADGLVFSTPTGSTAYNLSAGGPLVHPELQAVLVTPICPFMLSSRPVIVPPDVVLTSEFVSHEHHSRAKVIVDGQRIWDMQPGDILEVRQSEHFLQLISSTRRDYFTILRNKLKWGSA, encoded by the coding sequence ATGAATAAACAGATACAGCAGGTCGGGATCATCACCAAGAAAGACGCTCCGGAAGCGGCGGACTATGCGGCTCATCTGCGCCGCTGGCTGCAAGACCGCGCCATCGAAACGCGCCTCGACGAGATCCGTCCGCATCTCGATCTGCTGATCATCCTCGGCGGCGACGGAACACTGCTCCATGTGGCCGAAAAGGCAGCTCGCCTCGACATCCCGGTCATCGGCGTCAATCTCGGCAATCTTGGCTTTCTCACCGAACTGACCCGATCCGAGAGCGAGTCGGCCCTGGAGGAGATCATCGCCGGCTCGATAATCATGGAACGGCGAATGATGATCAAAGCGCGCTTGTTGAGAAACGGCAGACATGACGAGTACCGTCATGCGCTCAACGACATCGTCGTCACCAAGAACGCCACCGATCGCTTACTCTACTTGACCACCAATGCCAACGGCGACACCATCACCACCTACCAGGCCGACGGCCTGGTCTTTTCCACCCCCACCGGTTCGACGGCCTACAACCTCTCCGCCGGCGGACCGCTGGTTCATCCGGAATTGCAGGCGGTCCTGGTGACCCCGATCTGCCCGTTCATGCTCAGCAGCCGCCCCGTCATCGTTCCCCCGGACGTGGTCCTCACCTCCGAATTCGTCTCCCATGAGCACCATTCGCGCGCCAAAGTCATCGTCGACGGTCAGCGGATCTGGGACATGCAACCGGGCGATATCCTCGAGGTCCGGCAATCGGAACATTTTTTACAGCTCATTTCCTCGACGAGGCGGGATTATTTTACTATTCTCAGAAACAAACTGAAATGGGGCAGCGCCTGA
- the proC gene encoding pyrroline-5-carboxylate reductase, translated as MGKSIVFVGGGQMAEAFIKGLLQSQEATPDTIYVVEPDPLRRSHLETLFHVTTAEPGAPLPAAAQTVILAVKPQVMGGVLADLKDQLTDRLVITVAAGLPLSFYASYVGDQVPVIRVMPNIATLVLAGASVLCRNQQVTDEQLAEAEKLFDSVGTTTVVEERLMDAVTGLSGSGPAFLLTFIEGLMDGGIKVGLDQRTARQLAIQTVFGTALLAQVSGEHPAELRARVTSPGGTAISGLQTMEEAGFRGTVMVAVEAAVKRSKELGGS; from the coding sequence ATGGGGAAATCGATTGTATTTGTCGGCGGCGGCCAGATGGCCGAAGCATTTATCAAGGGACTCCTCCAGTCACAAGAGGCGACACCGGACACAATCTACGTCGTCGAGCCCGACCCGCTACGGCGCTCACACCTGGAGACCCTGTTTCACGTTACCACTGCCGAACCGGGAGCACCGTTGCCGGCTGCAGCGCAAACCGTCATCCTTGCGGTGAAACCGCAAGTCATGGGCGGTGTCCTTGCCGATCTCAAGGATCAGCTGACCGATCGTCTGGTAATCACCGTCGCGGCCGGCCTGCCGCTGTCGTTTTACGCCTCTTATGTTGGTGATCAGGTACCGGTGATTCGGGTCATGCCGAACATTGCCACCCTAGTGCTGGCCGGCGCCTCAGTGCTGTGTCGCAACCAGCAGGTCACCGATGAACAATTGGCCGAAGCGGAGAAGCTGTTCGACTCGGTGGGAACCACCACGGTTGTCGAAGAACGGCTGATGGACGCCGTAACCGGCTTGAGCGGCTCCGGACCGGCGTTTCTTCTCACTTTTATCGAAGGCTTGATGGATGGCGGCATTAAGGTCGGTCTGGATCAGCGAACAGCCCGCCAATTGGCCATCCAGACCGTATTCGGAACGGCGCTGCTGGCGCAAGTTTCGGGGGAACATCCGGCAGAACTCCGCGCCCGGGTCACCTCCCCCGGCGGTACCGCCATCAGCGGGCTGCAAACCATGGAAGAGGCCGGTTTCAGAGGAACGGTCATGGTCGCCGTGGAGGCTGCGGTCAAACGTTCGAAGGAGTTGGGCGGCTCCTGA
- a CDS encoding Trm112 family protein, which yields MVHQDLLDILACPQCKGPVQLVADQSGLVCRHCRLLYDIVDDIPVMLIDKAHELAVDDRRLSE from the coding sequence ATGGTTCATCAAGATCTTCTGGATATTCTGGCCTGCCCGCAATGTAAAGGCCCGGTTCAGCTTGTGGCCGACCAGAGCGGCCTGGTCTGTCGTCACTGTCGGTTACTCTATGACATCGTCGACGATATACCGGTAATGCTGATCGACAAGGCGCATGAACTGGCAGTCGACGATCGGCGTCTGAGCGAATGA
- a CDS encoding phosphoglucomutase yields the protein MDRQQRLQQAWEELSRRHIISGDHAGSDYFPVIKGLLARRDEFGAEIDGYLDRVYGLVHDEIVTGHDRPRTEISFGTSGWRGILGKDIYAGSVRCVTAAICRMYRHLDDDDGLATHLGVASLTEARLRGCLVGHDNRFAGDALARTVTDELLAQGFRVFFCGETTTGVLSAALLKLGAAFSINLTPSHNPLDYGGYKYNAADGGPAAAELTGTITRYAREAISQPDGGSAGNEPRGELVNVDSLALWQQWVRDHAEAHGLDYDGLVSRAAARDDLQIVVDAVHGASRLHIERLLGPARSRLQVLRGSDDVTFGGIAPEPSSANLGGVSRALAASSSRLRLGAIIDPDGDRIRFTDGSTEIGMNQFGALAYYFIHERKGKKGLVAKTVATSNLVNAVARGLGEEVFETRVGFKEFKPVIGQALVCFEESDGISIIGHTPEKDAYIGLLLAIDMMLSENKNLGELLQELTHLFGAFYPDRDGVTVSTSGAELDRVLAGLNSYRPGVVMRIGDRDRTISEVIAIDGRKMIFDDGSWLMIRPSGTEPKVRFYVESRSADGTGHLVAAARALLADLGLL from the coding sequence GTGGACCGACAGCAGCGTTTGCAGCAGGCGTGGGAAGAGCTTTCCCGGCGCCATATCATCAGTGGCGATCACGCTGGCAGCGACTATTTTCCGGTAATCAAAGGGCTGCTGGCCCGGCGTGACGAGTTCGGCGCCGAGATCGACGGATACCTCGATCGGGTTTATGGGCTGGTGCACGATGAGATTGTGACGGGGCATGACCGTCCGCGAACCGAGATCTCGTTTGGTACGTCCGGGTGGCGCGGTATCCTCGGCAAAGACATCTACGCCGGTTCGGTTCGCTGTGTCACCGCGGCGATCTGCAGGATGTATCGGCACTTGGACGATGACGACGGCCTGGCCACCCATCTCGGCGTCGCCTCCTTGACCGAGGCGCGATTGCGCGGCTGCCTGGTCGGTCATGACAACCGCTTCGCCGGTGACGCGTTGGCCCGGACCGTGACCGATGAGCTGCTGGCCCAAGGATTCCGAGTCTTTTTCTGCGGCGAGACGACGACCGGTGTCTTGTCCGCCGCTCTGCTGAAACTGGGTGCTGCCTTTTCCATCAACCTGACTCCCTCCCATAACCCGCTTGATTACGGCGGCTACAAATACAACGCTGCCGACGGCGGGCCTGCCGCCGCCGAGCTTACCGGAACCATTACCCGCTATGCGCGGGAGGCGATCAGCCAACCGGATGGTGGTTCAGCCGGCAACGAACCACGGGGCGAACTGGTGAATGTCGATTCCCTGGCCCTGTGGCAGCAATGGGTCCGCGACCATGCGGAGGCTCATGGTCTGGATTACGATGGACTGGTGTCCCGGGCGGCGGCCCGAGACGATCTGCAGATCGTCGTCGACGCTGTCCACGGTGCCAGCCGGCTGCATATCGAACGTCTGCTCGGGCCGGCCCGGTCTCGATTGCAGGTGTTGCGCGGCAGTGACGATGTGACCTTCGGCGGCATTGCGCCGGAACCCTCATCCGCCAACCTGGGCGGGGTGAGTCGGGCCCTGGCGGCGTCCTCGTCGCGGCTGCGGCTGGGAGCGATCATCGATCCCGATGGAGACCGGATCCGGTTTACCGATGGCAGCACCGAAATCGGCATGAATCAGTTCGGCGCCCTGGCTTATTATTTCATCCATGAACGTAAAGGGAAAAAGGGGCTGGTGGCCAAGACGGTGGCTACCTCCAATCTGGTCAACGCCGTTGCCCGCGGGCTCGGGGAAGAGGTCTTTGAAACCAGGGTCGGCTTCAAGGAGTTCAAGCCGGTGATCGGCCAGGCGCTGGTCTGTTTCGAGGAGTCGGACGGCATTTCCATCATCGGCCATACGCCGGAGAAGGACGCCTATATCGGGCTGCTCCTGGCCATCGATATGATGCTCAGTGAAAACAAAAACCTCGGTGAACTGCTGCAGGAACTGACGCACCTCTTCGGCGCCTTTTATCCCGATCGCGACGGCGTGACGGTCAGCACGAGCGGGGCGGAACTTGATCGGGTCCTGGCCGGGCTCAATTCGTATCGGCCCGGCGTGGTCATGCGTATCGGTGACCGGGATCGGACCATCAGCGAAGTCATCGCCATCGACGGGCGCAAGATGATCTTCGACGATGGCTCCTGGCTGATGATACGGCCTTCCGGCACCGAACCGAAAGTCCGTTTCTACGTGGAATCGCGCTCTGCCGACGGTACCGGCCACCTGGTCGCGGCCGCTCGGGCCCTGCTTGCCGATCTGGGGTTGTTATAG
- the nifU gene encoding Fe-S cluster assembly protein NifU, with protein sequence MWEYTDTVTEHFQNPRNVGEIENADGVGDVGSLACGDALRLTLKIEGDRIVDAKFKTFGCASAIASSSALTEMIKGMTIAEAEKITNEDIATYLGGLPREKMHCSVMGREALEAALANYRGLTLPQAEGEVVCECFGVTDVEIVRAIKESNLRSVEEITNFTKAGGGCGKCEEKLQELLRQTVSEGLRVIPLKKPVQRMTTLQKIKKIEEVLEREIRPGLRLDGGDIELIDVDGDFVMVALRGQCTSCFKSQTTIKEFVEKKLREQVLDSLVVEEVK encoded by the coding sequence ATGTGGGAATACACAGATACGGTTACGGAGCACTTCCAGAATCCACGCAATGTCGGTGAAATCGAGAACGCCGACGGGGTCGGCGATGTCGGCTCGCTGGCCTGCGGCGATGCACTGCGATTGACGCTTAAGATCGAAGGCGACCGGATCGTTGATGCCAAATTCAAGACCTTCGGCTGCGCCAGCGCCATCGCCTCGTCGTCGGCGCTGACCGAGATGATCAAAGGGATGACCATCGCCGAGGCGGAAAAGATCACCAACGAGGACATCGCCACCTATCTCGGTGGTTTGCCGCGGGAAAAAATGCACTGCTCGGTAATGGGCCGGGAGGCCCTGGAGGCGGCATTGGCCAACTACCGAGGCCTGACGCTGCCCCAGGCGGAAGGCGAGGTGGTTTGTGAGTGTTTCGGGGTTACCGATGTGGAGATCGTGCGGGCCATCAAAGAATCGAACCTGCGCTCGGTCGAGGAAATAACCAATTTTACCAAAGCGGGCGGTGGTTGCGGCAAGTGTGAGGAAAAGCTGCAGGAACTGCTGCGCCAGACCGTATCCGAAGGATTGCGGGTGATTCCCCTGAAAAAGCCGGTGCAGCGGATGACCACGCTGCAGAAGATCAAAAAGATCGAAGAGGTGCTGGAACGGGAAATCAGACCGGGCCTGCGTTTGGACGGCGGCGATATCGAACTGATCGACGTGGATGGGGATTTTGTCATGGTGGCGCTGCGGGGGCAGTGCACAAGTTGTTTCAAGTCGCAGACGACCATCAAGGAGTTCGTGGAAAAAAAATTGCGGGAACAGGTGCTGGATAGCCTAGTGGTGGAGGAGGTCAAATGA
- the nifS gene encoding cysteine desulfurase NifS has translation MTNQANRVIYLDNNATTRVAPEVLEAMLPYLTDLYGNPSSMHTFGGQVGSAVREARERVARFIGCEPDEVIFTSCGTESDSTAILSALRANPERRHIITTRIEHPAVKNLCENIATLTGHKYRVTMLKVNEEGLIDMDEYLDALSEDTAVVSVMWANNETGVILPVEEMARLAKERGIFFHTDAVQAAGKIPINLRELAIDYLSMSGHKLHAPKGIGVLYVRRGTPYVPFLAGGHQEHGRRAGTENVASIVGLGRACQLADEKLVEENSRVKALRDRLEDGLLQTIPRSLLNGHRIERLPNTCNISFEYVEGESILLHMNRHGICASSGSACTSGSLEPSHVLRAMGVPFTAAHGSIRFSLSVYNTAEEIDFVLEKMPEIIARLRQMSPFWPGD, from the coding sequence ATGACGAATCAAGCAAACAGAGTCATCTACCTAGACAACAACGCCACCACCCGGGTGGCCCCGGAAGTCCTCGAGGCGATGCTCCCGTATCTCACCGATCTGTACGGCAACCCTTCGAGCATGCACACCTTCGGCGGCCAAGTGGGCAGCGCCGTGCGGGAGGCGCGGGAACGGGTCGCCCGGTTCATCGGCTGTGAACCAGACGAGGTCATCTTTACCAGTTGCGGCACGGAGAGTGACTCCACGGCCATTCTCTCGGCACTGCGGGCCAACCCTGAACGGCGGCACATCATCACCACCCGGATCGAACACCCGGCGGTGAAAAATCTCTGCGAGAACATCGCCACGCTGACCGGGCACAAATACCGGGTGACCATGCTCAAGGTCAACGAGGAGGGCCTGATCGACATGGACGAGTACCTCGACGCCCTCAGCGAGGATACCGCCGTGGTCAGTGTCATGTGGGCCAACAACGAGACCGGTGTTATCTTGCCGGTTGAGGAGATGGCTCGATTGGCCAAAGAGCGGGGCATCTTCTTCCATACCGATGCGGTGCAGGCGGCCGGGAAGATCCCGATCAACCTCCGCGAGCTGGCCATCGATTATCTCTCCATGTCCGGGCACAAACTGCATGCCCCCAAGGGGATTGGCGTCTTATACGTGCGGCGCGGGACACCGTATGTTCCCTTTCTGGCCGGTGGTCACCAGGAACACGGTCGACGCGCCGGTACCGAAAACGTGGCCTCGATTGTCGGTTTGGGACGGGCCTGCCAGCTTGCCGACGAAAAGCTGGTGGAAGAGAACAGCCGGGTCAAGGCCCTGCGAGACCGTCTGGAGGACGGGTTGTTGCAGACCATTCCCCGCTCCTTGCTGAACGGACATCGTATCGAGCGGTTACCCAACACCTGTAATATCAGCTTCGAATACGTCGAGGGAGAGTCGATCCTGCTGCACATGAACCGTCATGGCATCTGTGCCTCCTCGGGATCGGCCTGTACGTCCGGGTCGTTGGAGCCGTCTCACGTGTTGCGGGCGATGGGGGTGCCATTTACCGCGGCGCATGGCTCGATCAGGTTCTCGCTCAGTGTCTACAACACTGCCGAGGAAATCGATTTCGTTCTGGAAAAAATGCCTGAAATCATCGCCCGACTCAGGCAGATGTCACCCTTCTGGCCGGGAGACTGA
- a CDS encoding FAD-dependent thymidylate synthase, with product MLIVPPSFTIQDDLDQAPLVVRLEACGRICYKSEELITADSALPFVRKIAAHGHNSVLEMAAVTLRIVCDRVLDDRLFALQPRYLQIDRTDRELLVTGSVRAFRELCQQAPDNELVSAVGGFLARRHPYLFEGVFDPAQAVAVDSAIAVEKLPLDLVENLPESLLFRHRYLGVTFITNRAVTHELVRHRPCSFLQESQRYCRYSQDKFGNQVTFIKPLFFADGSPEYRLWAQAMEETEKIYLQLLATSTPQAARTVLPNSCKTEIIVYCNLLQWRHIFSLRTIAAAEPSMRELMIPLADELRRRYPGL from the coding sequence ATGCTGATTGTCCCTCCTTCGTTTACGATTCAAGACGACTTGGATCAGGCCCCGCTGGTGGTGCGACTGGAAGCCTGCGGGCGTATCTGTTACAAGAGCGAGGAACTGATCACCGCTGATTCGGCCCTGCCTTTCGTGCGCAAGATCGCTGCCCACGGGCACAACTCGGTGCTGGAGATGGCGGCCGTCACCCTCCGCATCGTCTGCGACCGAGTCTTGGATGATCGTCTGTTCGCCTTGCAGCCGCGCTATCTGCAGATCGACCGGACCGATCGCGAGCTGTTGGTGACTGGTTCGGTCCGGGCGTTTCGGGAATTGTGTCAGCAGGCTCCGGATAACGAACTGGTGTCTGCCGTCGGCGGATTTCTTGCCCGCCGCCACCCCTATCTCTTCGAAGGAGTATTCGATCCGGCTCAAGCGGTTGCGGTGGACTCCGCCATCGCGGTGGAAAAATTGCCGCTGGACCTGGTGGAGAACCTGCCGGAGTCGCTGCTTTTCCGCCATCGTTATCTGGGCGTCACGTTCATCACCAATCGGGCCGTCACCCATGAGCTGGTGCGCCATCGGCCCTGCTCGTTTCTGCAGGAGAGCCAACGGTATTGCCGCTATAGCCAGGATAAATTCGGCAATCAGGTGACTTTTATCAAGCCGCTGTTCTTTGCTGACGGGTCACCTGAATACCGGCTCTGGGCCCAGGCCATGGAAGAGACGGAAAAAATCTATCTGCAGCTGCTGGCAACCAGCACCCCTCAGGCCGCCCGCACGGTCTTGCCCAATTCCTGCAAGACCGAGATCATCGTCTACTGCAACCTCCTGCAGTGGCGCCACATCTTCAGCCTTCGCACCATTGCCGCCGCGGAGCCATCCATGCGCGAGCTTATGATCCCGCTGGCCGACGAGCTCAGACGACGGTATCCGGGGCTGTGA
- a CDS encoding formate--tetrahydrofolate ligase gives MVLDPTKHADWEIAQEAESRMKTVYQIGEELGLEKEELLPYGHYVAKLDYRRILDRLGDKPDGKYVDVTAITPTPLGEGKSTSAMGLVEGLGKRNKSVIGAIRQPSGGPTMNIKGSAAGGGLAQCIPLNEFSLGLTGDINAIMNAHNLGMVALTSRMQHEANYTDEQLAKRNLKRLDIHPKKVEFRWIIDFCAQALRNITIGIGGKSDGFTMQSSFGIAVSSEIMAILAVATDLADMRRRIGKIVVAYDKQDRPITTADLEVDGAMTAWMVQAINPNLMQTIEGQPVLVHAGPFANIAIGQSSVIADRVGLKLADYNVTESGFGADIGFEKFWNLKCRYSGNKPNCAVVVATIRALKCHGGAPIPIPGKPMPQEYKSENVAWVEAGTQNLLHHIQTVKKAGINPVVCINAFYTDTDNEIKAVRRLCEDAGARVAVSKHWELGGEGALEFADAVIDACEEPNDFKFLYELDTPLEKRIELIAKEVYGADGVSYSADAAAKLKRLSADPDMATMGTCMVKTHLSLSHDPKVKGVPKGWTLPVSDILTYKGAGFVVPVAGAISLMPGTGSDPAYRRVDVDLESGRVTGVF, from the coding sequence ATGGTGCTCGATCCGACTAAACATGCTGATTGGGAAATCGCGCAGGAAGCCGAAAGCAGGATGAAAACGGTGTACCAAATCGGGGAGGAACTGGGCCTGGAGAAGGAGGAGTTGCTGCCGTACGGACATTATGTTGCCAAGTTGGACTATCGAAGAATCCTTGATCGGCTCGGCGACAAACCGGACGGCAAATATGTGGACGTGACGGCCATCACCCCGACCCCCCTCGGCGAAGGGAAATCCACCTCGGCCATGGGGCTGGTCGAGGGATTGGGTAAGCGCAACAAGTCGGTGATCGGGGCGATCCGTCAACCGTCGGGCGGGCCGACCATGAACATCAAAGGCTCGGCAGCCGGCGGCGGCCTGGCGCAATGCATCCCGCTCAACGAGTTTTCCCTTGGTCTGACGGGCGACATCAACGCCATCATGAACGCGCATAACCTGGGAATGGTGGCGCTCACCTCGCGCATGCAGCACGAGGCGAATTACACCGACGAACAGTTGGCCAAGAGGAACCTGAAACGGCTGGATATTCATCCGAAAAAAGTAGAATTTCGCTGGATCATCGATTTCTGTGCCCAGGCCCTGCGCAATATCACCATCGGCATCGGCGGCAAGTCCGACGGCTTCACCATGCAGTCCAGCTTCGGTATCGCCGTCTCTTCCGAGATCATGGCCATTCTTGCGGTGGCCACCGATCTTGCCGACATGCGCCGGCGTATCGGTAAGATCGTTGTTGCCTATGACAAGCAGGATCGTCCGATCACCACCGCCGACCTGGAAGTGGACGGAGCGATGACCGCCTGGATGGTGCAGGCCATCAACCCGAACCTCATGCAGACCATCGAAGGCCAGCCAGTGCTTGTCCATGCCGGACCGTTTGCCAACATCGCCATCGGTCAGTCTTCGGTCATCGCCGACCGGGTCGGCCTAAAGCTGGCCGATTACAACGTTACCGAATCCGGTTTCGGTGCCGATATCGGTTTTGAGAAATTCTGGAACCTCAAGTGCCGTTATTCCGGTAACAAACCCAATTGCGCGGTGGTGGTGGCGACCATCAGGGCTTTGAAATGCCACGGCGGCGCGCCGATTCCGATTCCGGGCAAACCGATGCCGCAAGAGTACAAGAGCGAGAACGTCGCCTGGGTCGAGGCCGGCACCCAGAACCTGCTGCATCATATCCAAACGGTGAAAAAGGCCGGGATCAATCCGGTGGTCTGCATCAACGCCTTCTATACCGATACCGACAACGAAATCAAGGCGGTACGGCGCCTTTGCGAGGATGCCGGAGCACGGGTCGCCGTCTCCAAGCACTGGGAGTTAGGTGGTGAGGGCGCGCTCGAATTCGCCGATGCAGTCATCGATGCCTGCGAGGAACCGAACGACTTCAAATTCCTCTACGAACTCGACACGCCGCTGGAAAAGAGGATCGAATTGATCGCCAAGGAAGTGTACGGCGCCGATGGGGTCAGCTATTCAGCCGATGCGGCAGCGAAGCTGAAGCGGCTCTCCGCCGATCCGGACATGGCCACCATGGGTACCTGCATGGTCAAGACCCACCTGTCACTCTCTCATGACCCGAAAGTCAAGGGGGTTCCGAAAGGATGGACCTTGCCGGTCAGTGATATTCTGACCTACAAAGGGGCCGGGTTTGTCGTGCCGGTTGCCGGAGCGATCAGCCTGATGCCGGGAACCGGTTCGGATCCTGCCTATCGCCGAGTCGATGTGGACCTGGAGTCGGGACGAGTCACCGGTGTCTTCTAA
- the pilB gene encoding type IV-A pilus assembly ATPase PilB — MATSATMPRKSSIRKTVKDQSGAGRIKLGELMSKAGYITATQFETAKREVQKNGARMGAVLRQLEYIDEDTVFNFLSRQHNYPPAVIKNEPPSPEAIKLMTYELAKKYMAFPLRMAGNTLQVTMAEPSDATAVEELQDELGKELSVCVSTERDIVEAYKKYYGIDDEEAKSFFAGEDAHEEISITEVDDFGAIVAEAADTFEIETGEDDLGLDQFNASDAPIIKLVNGILVKAVQEGVSDIHVEPYERSMQVRYRKDGSLYKSMNLPLTIKNAMIARVKILSGLDITERRIPQDGRIKMRMGKNRSVDFRVSSLPTLFGESVVLRILDKSSLNVDLTQLGFEKNTFEMLKRCLARPQGLLLVTGPTGSGKTVTLYSALNSLNSEDIKILTAEDPVEFNFKGINQVNVHQEVGMTFAAALKAFLRQDPDIIMVGEIRDYETAEIAIKAAMTGHLVFSTLHTNDSAATIGRLVDIGVPPYMIASSVTMVLSQRLGRRLCQKCKRVMEHDPKELVRAGFREDELAGLTIYGAVGCPECNGLGYRGRVGFFELMEVTEEVAKAISAEVPEDQLRKIAIQEGMTPLRQAALLKVKQGITSVEEALRRTVAHEESMPAYLINPDVEEYEDGDVIIREGNRDIDFFKLIRGALTVVKGGKKIAELTEPGEYFGEMAAISGEQRTASIISQGRSTIKRFPGDKLDEIIHKYPEVSSHLFKTMTTRLHKSNQIIVKLAGGGQRKPPPPGSSPRPAGT; from the coding sequence ATGGCAACATCTGCAACCATGCCCCGCAAGTCTTCCATCCGGAAGACGGTCAAGGACCAGTCGGGGGCCGGCAGGATCAAGCTGGGCGAGCTGATGAGCAAGGCGGGCTATATCACCGCCACCCAGTTCGAAACCGCCAAACGTGAAGTACAGAAGAACGGCGCCCGGATGGGCGCCGTTCTTCGCCAGCTCGAGTACATCGACGAGGATACGGTTTTCAACTTCCTCAGTCGCCAGCACAACTATCCACCGGCGGTCATCAAGAACGAGCCGCCGAGCCCCGAAGCCATCAAGCTCATGACCTATGAGCTGGCCAAAAAATACATGGCTTTTCCGCTGCGCATGGCCGGCAACACCTTGCAGGTCACCATGGCCGAGCCGTCCGATGCCACGGCGGTGGAAGAGCTGCAGGACGAATTGGGCAAAGAGTTGTCGGTCTGCGTCTCGACCGAGCGGGATATCGTCGAGGCGTACAAGAAGTATTACGGAATCGACGACGAAGAAGCCAAAAGCTTTTTTGCCGGCGAAGATGCCCACGAAGAAATCTCGATCACCGAGGTCGACGACTTCGGCGCCATTGTCGCCGAAGCGGCGGATACCTTCGAGATCGAGACCGGTGAGGATGATCTCGGCCTCGACCAGTTCAACGCCTCGGATGCCCCCATCATCAAGCTGGTGAACGGTATCCTGGTCAAGGCCGTTCAAGAGGGCGTATCCGATATCCACGTCGAACCTTACGAGCGGAGCATGCAGGTCCGCTATCGTAAAGACGGTTCGTTGTACAAATCGATGAACCTGCCGTTGACCATCAAGAACGCGATGATCGCCCGCGTCAAGATCCTTTCCGGCCTGGATATCACCGAGCGGCGGATCCCCCAGGACGGCAGGATCAAGATGCGCATGGGCAAGAACCGGTCGGTTGATTTTCGCGTATCTTCCCTGCCGACTCTGTTTGGAGAATCGGTGGTTCTGCGAATTCTCGACAAGAGTTCGTTGAACGTGGATCTGACTCAGCTCGGTTTCGAAAAAAACACCTTCGAGATGCTCAAACGTTGTCTCGCCCGACCGCAGGGGCTGCTGCTGGTCACCGGTCCGACCGGATCGGGTAAGACGGTTACCCTTTATTCGGCCCTGAACTCCCTGAACAGCGAGGATATCAAGATCCTGACGGCCGAAGATCCGGTCGAATTCAACTTTAAAGGCATCAACCAGGTCAACGTCCACCAGGAAGTGGGCATGACCTTCGCCGCAGCCCTCAAGGCCTTTCTCCGCCAGGATCCCGACATTATCATGGTCGGTGAGATCCGAGATTACGAGACGGCCGAGATCGCCATCAAGGCGGCCATGACCGGCCATCTGGTCTTTTCCACCCTGCACACCAACGACAGTGCCGCAACCATTGGTCGTCTGGTGGATATTGGGGTGCCGCCGTACATGATCGCCTCGTCGGTGACCATGGTCTTGTCGCAGCGACTCGGTCGCCGGCTCTGCCAGAAATGCAAGCGGGTGATGGAACATGACCCCAAGGAGCTGGTGCGGGCCGGATTCCGCGAAGATGAATTGGCGGGGCTGACCATTTACGGCGCGGTCGGGTGTCCCGAGTGCAACGGCCTCGGTTATCGAGGCCGGGTCGGTTTTTTCGAGCTGATGGAGGTCACCGAGGAGGTTGCCAAGGCCATCAGCGCTGAGGTGCCGGAAGATCAACTGCGCAAAATCGCCATCCAGGAAGGGATGACACCGTTGCGTCAGGCTGCTTTACTCAAGGTGAAGCAGGGGATCACCAGTGTAGAGGAGGCCTTGCGTCGGACGGTCGCGCACGAAGAGAGTATGCCGGCCTATCTGATCAATCCCGATGTCGAAGAATACGAGGACGGCGATGTGATTATCCGGGAGGGAAACCGGGATATTGATTTTTTCAAGCTGATCCGGGGGGCGCTCACCGTCGTCAAGGGCGGCAAGAAGATTGCCGAGTTGACTGAGCCGGGTGAATATTTCGGGGAAATGGCCGCCATCTCAGGGGAACAGCGGACTGCCTCGATCATTTCCCAGGGCAGAAGCACTATCAAGCGATTTCCCGGGGACAAGCTGGACGAGATTATTCACAAGTATCCGGAGGTCTCGTCACATCTGTTCAAGACCATGACGACACGGCTGCATAAATCAAATCAGATTATCGTCAAATTGGCCGGTGGCGGTCAGAGAAAACCCCCGCCTCCCGGCTCTTCACCCCGGCCGGCGGGAACGTGA